Proteins co-encoded in one Natrarchaeobius halalkaliphilus genomic window:
- a CDS encoding amino acid-binding protein: MFDEIMEKFEGSPSQQAVIRLLLERGFSVNDDGRVVSGGIEIPNTGIAREIDVDRRVVDSTTDVILADPELRRIFQNISQVPSLMDLAPVLDLTVLSIAVADPEREGIVAGVTGTLADNDISIRQAISEDPEFTDEPKLYLITDHNLPGDVITQIRDLEYVRKIEIQ; encoded by the coding sequence GTGTTCGACGAGATCATGGAGAAGTTCGAGGGGTCTCCGAGCCAACAGGCCGTTATTCGGCTGTTGCTCGAGCGCGGCTTCTCCGTCAACGACGACGGACGGGTGGTATCGGGCGGGATCGAGATACCGAACACGGGAATCGCCCGCGAGATCGACGTCGACCGACGGGTGGTCGACTCGACGACGGACGTAATCCTTGCCGATCCCGAACTCCGCCGCATCTTTCAGAACATCTCGCAGGTGCCGAGTCTGATGGATCTCGCACCCGTGTTGGATCTCACCGTGCTGTCGATCGCGGTTGCCGATCCCGAGCGCGAGGGCATCGTCGCCGGCGTCACCGGGACGCTTGCCGACAACGACATCTCGATCCGCCAGGCGATCAGCGAGGATCCCGAGTTCACCGACGAGCCGAAGCTCTACCTCATTACGGATCATAACCTTCCGGGCGACGTCATCACCCAGATCCGAGATCTGGAGTACGTCCGAAAGATCGAGATTCAGTAG
- a CDS encoding DUF7522 family protein yields MGRESIEDAFADELISACRTAVGDELRSITYFTDETVDQLYLRSDLEQTADLIGFADHERLGFRSQSAYRNTQLGEYGATIRMFENGYLTRIIRGDHGVWVTADSLSMERFEELTSVLRSLLEVDGSSDE; encoded by the coding sequence ATGGGTCGCGAATCGATCGAGGATGCGTTTGCGGACGAACTGATCAGCGCCTGCCGAACCGCCGTCGGGGACGAACTGCGGAGTATCACCTACTTTACCGACGAAACCGTCGATCAACTGTACCTCCGCTCGGATCTCGAGCAGACCGCGGATCTGATCGGCTTCGCTGATCACGAGCGCCTGGGCTTTCGCTCGCAGTCGGCGTACCGAAACACGCAACTGGGCGAGTACGGCGCGACGATTCGCATGTTCGAAAACGGCTACCTGACGCGGATCATCCGGGGCGATCACGGCGTCTGGGTGACGGCGGATTCGCTCTCGATGGAGCGGTTCGAGGAACTCACGAGCGTTCTCAGGTCGCTCCTCGAGGTCGACGGCTCGTCGGACGAGTGA
- a CDS encoding IMPACT family protein, with the protein MSRSYRTLEEPATAEFVVRGSEFFGHARPVDSVDAAEEFVETVATEYADATHNVPAYRVRADADGDLLREYSSDDGEPSGSAGKPALNVLTRQDLENCAVVVTRYYGGTNLGVGGLVRAYSRAVKDAVEAAGIVERRPHETVSVTVAYDDSGTVRSVLESEGYEFDGEYQADVSFTVRVPIAESASLRDRIRSATSGRADLA; encoded by the coding sequence GTGAGCCGAAGTTATCGGACGCTCGAGGAACCAGCAACGGCCGAGTTCGTCGTCCGTGGCTCCGAGTTCTTCGGCCACGCCCGGCCCGTCGATTCCGTCGATGCCGCCGAGGAGTTCGTCGAAACCGTCGCGACGGAGTACGCCGACGCGACCCACAACGTCCCCGCGTATCGCGTTCGAGCCGATGCCGACGGCGACCTCCTTCGGGAGTACTCGAGCGACGACGGCGAGCCCTCCGGTTCGGCCGGAAAACCGGCACTGAACGTCCTCACACGGCAGGATCTAGAGAACTGTGCGGTCGTCGTCACCCGCTACTACGGCGGCACAAACCTGGGCGTCGGCGGCCTCGTGAGGGCGTATTCCCGAGCGGTGAAAGACGCGGTCGAGGCGGCAGGAATCGTCGAGCGCCGTCCCCACGAAACCGTCTCAGTCACCGTCGCCTACGACGACTCGGGAACGGTCCGATCCGTCCTGGAAAGCGAGGGCTACGAGTTCGACGGGGAGTATCAAGCCGACGTCTCCTTTACCGTTCGCGTCCCCATCGCGGAGAGCGCATCTCTACGGGACCGGATTCGAAGCGCGACCAGCGGTCGGGCCGACCTCGCGTGA
- a CDS encoding excinuclease ABC subunit C, translating into MNADGVREHAQSLPREPGVYQFQEGETTLYVGKAVDLRSRVRSYADPRSARIGRMVDRADGLEIAITDTETQALLLEANLIKRHQPRYNVRLRDDKSYPMVQLTDHDAPRIELTRDPAESATVFGPYTSVRQVETVVKALREGYGVRGCSDHKYENRDRPCLDYEMGLCSAPCTGEIDRESYREDVTAVERFLEGETGALADPLRRSMETAASQQNFERAANLRDRLEAVEAFHGEGGEAVQSVGDERTVDVLGAAIEGESATVARLRAEDGKLVDRDRHTLETPGVDGADGPVGGVAGAGGERGGVPAVLAAFLVQYYAERELPDALLLPERHGDDEVTAWLEAEGVSVRVPGAGREAKLVDLALKNARRNVGGHDECGMLADALEIGAANRIEGFDVSHAQGKAAVGANVTFVDGSAETADYRRKKLLEQNDDYDNMRELLEWRARRAVEGRDDRPDPDLLVIDGGEGQLEAARSALADVGWDVPAIALAKAEERVTTPDREFSWPSDAPHLHLLQRVRDEAHRFAVQYHRTIRDEVKTVLDDVPGIGPETRKRLLGRFGSVENVREASLEDLQSVSGIGEKTAETIHSRL; encoded by the coding sequence ATGAACGCTGACGGGGTTCGCGAGCACGCGCAGTCGCTTCCGCGAGAGCCGGGCGTCTATCAGTTCCAGGAGGGTGAGACGACCCTTTACGTCGGGAAAGCCGTCGATCTTCGGAGTCGGGTTCGATCGTACGCCGACCCGCGGAGCGCCCGGATCGGTCGGATGGTCGACCGGGCGGACGGGCTCGAGATCGCCATCACCGACACCGAAACGCAGGCGCTGTTGCTCGAGGCGAACCTGATCAAGCGCCACCAGCCTCGCTACAACGTCCGACTCAGAGACGACAAGTCGTACCCGATGGTTCAGCTCACCGACCACGACGCGCCGCGCATCGAACTGACCCGCGATCCGGCCGAGTCCGCGACGGTCTTCGGACCCTACACCAGCGTGAGACAGGTCGAAACGGTCGTGAAGGCCCTGCGGGAGGGATACGGCGTTCGGGGCTGTTCGGACCACAAGTACGAAAACCGGGATCGCCCCTGTCTCGACTACGAGATGGGACTCTGTAGTGCCCCCTGTACGGGCGAGATCGACCGGGAGAGCTACCGCGAGGACGTCACCGCCGTCGAGCGCTTTCTCGAGGGCGAGACGGGAGCGCTGGCCGATCCACTGCGTCGGTCGATGGAGACCGCAGCGTCCCAGCAGAACTTCGAGCGCGCGGCGAACCTTCGAGATCGACTCGAGGCCGTCGAGGCCTTCCACGGCGAGGGCGGCGAAGCGGTCCAGTCGGTCGGTGACGAGCGAACCGTCGACGTTCTCGGGGCGGCGATCGAAGGCGAGTCCGCGACGGTCGCCCGCCTGCGCGCGGAGGACGGAAAACTGGTCGATCGGGATCGACACACGCTCGAGACGCCGGGCGTCGACGGTGCGGACGGACCGGTCGGAGGCGTCGCAGGTGCAGGCGGCGAGCGCGGCGGCGTTCCCGCGGTTCTCGCGGCCTTCCTCGTACAGTACTACGCAGAGCGCGAACTCCCCGACGCTCTCTTGTTGCCCGAACGCCACGGCGACGACGAGGTGACGGCCTGGCTCGAGGCCGAGGGCGTTTCCGTTCGCGTTCCGGGCGCGGGTCGGGAGGCAAAGCTCGTCGACCTCGCGCTGAAGAACGCCCGGCGAAACGTCGGCGGGCACGACGAGTGTGGCATGCTCGCGGACGCACTTGAGATCGGCGCTGCCAACCGAATCGAAGGCTTCGACGTGAGCCACGCCCAGGGAAAAGCCGCGGTCGGGGCCAACGTGACGTTCGTCGACGGCAGCGCCGAGACGGCCGACTACCGGCGCAAGAAGCTTCTCGAGCAGAACGACGACTACGACAACATGCGCGAACTCCTCGAGTGGCGCGCTCGCCGCGCCGTCGAGGGCCGCGACGACCGGCCCGATCCCGACCTGCTGGTGATCGACGGCGGCGAGGGTCAACTCGAGGCCGCGCGGTCGGCGCTTGCGGACGTCGGCTGGGACGTCCCCGCGATCGCGCTGGCCAAGGCCGAAGAGCGCGTGACCACGCCCGATCGCGAGTTCTCCTGGCCGTCGGACGCACCCCACCTGCACCTCCTTCAGCGCGTGCGCGACGAGGCCCACCGCTTTGCTGTCCAGTACCACCGGACGATCCGCGACGAGGTGAAGACGGTTCTCGACGACGTGCCGGGAATCGGACCCGAGACGCGAAAGCGGCTGCTCGGCCGGTTCGGAAGCGTCGAGAACGTCCGCGAGGCGAGTCTCGAGGATCTCCAGAGCGTCTCCGGGATCGGAGAGAAGACGGCCGAGACGATCCATTCGAGGCTGTAG
- a CDS encoding ATP-binding protein: MDHDELVSTFGQTVGIEKARSLIQQTLAELDISPAESYSSHEVADICETIGHRTDGYLEIVATEIQAREKAHRRFDTLVEEIPDPVVTVSFDGSVPTVTGLNPAFEATFGYGTEVIGRSLPELIAPEDADSEPVDVWFRSDTDGGVEVDRLTAERERRTFIFQPVIVSGFDGEIEGYGVYTDITDRKRRERRLTRQNEQLERFVSVVSHDLRNPLTVAQGNAELARSSLSDSDAAEHLEEVISAQDRMESLIDDLLALASQGRIVDDPGPVRLTNVVSKSWHYVETADARLVEEFSGDVTIEADGDRLCQLFENLFRNAIEHGRADDPVTGEPTVTVRVGWDEGVLFVEDDGPGVSADEREEVFGHGYTTSQEGTGFGLAIVDAIADAHGWTIDLVDGRVGGARFVIHGVSVVRVS, from the coding sequence TCCAGCAGACGCTCGCCGAGCTCGACATATCCCCCGCGGAGTCGTACTCGAGTCACGAAGTCGCGGATATCTGCGAGACGATCGGCCACAGGACCGACGGCTATCTCGAGATCGTTGCGACCGAGATTCAGGCTCGTGAGAAAGCCCACCGGCGGTTCGATACGCTCGTCGAGGAGATACCCGATCCGGTGGTGACGGTGTCGTTCGACGGCTCGGTACCGACCGTCACCGGTCTCAACCCGGCGTTCGAGGCGACGTTCGGTTACGGGACCGAGGTGATCGGCAGATCGCTCCCGGAGCTGATCGCCCCCGAGGATGCGGATTCGGAACCGGTCGACGTCTGGTTTCGGTCCGATACCGACGGCGGGGTAGAGGTCGATCGGTTGACGGCCGAGCGCGAACGGCGAACGTTCATCTTTCAGCCGGTCATCGTTTCGGGTTTCGACGGCGAGATCGAAGGTTACGGGGTGTATACGGACATCACGGATCGCAAGCGACGCGAACGACGGCTCACGCGCCAGAACGAACAACTCGAGCGCTTCGTCAGCGTCGTAAGCCACGACCTTCGAAACCCGCTGACCGTCGCACAGGGAAACGCCGAACTCGCTCGCTCTTCTCTATCGGATTCGGACGCAGCCGAGCACCTCGAGGAAGTTATCAGCGCACAGGATCGGATGGAGTCGCTCATCGACGATCTGCTGGCGCTCGCCAGCCAGGGACGGATCGTCGACGATCCGGGTCCGGTGAGGCTGACGAACGTCGTCTCGAAATCCTGGCACTACGTCGAGACGGCGGATGCCCGACTCGTCGAGGAGTTCTCGGGCGACGTTACGATCGAAGCGGACGGCGACCGGCTCTGTCAGCTGTTCGAGAACCTGTTTCGCAACGCGATCGAACACGGACGCGCCGACGATCCCGTGACCGGTGAGCCGACGGTGACGGTTCGCGTCGGCTGGGACGAGGGCGTGTTGTTCGTCGAAGACGACGGACCCGGCGTTTCGGCGGACGAACGCGAGGAGGTCTTCGGACACGGATACACGACGTCACAGGAGGGGACGGGGTTCGGCCTCGCGATCGTCGACGCGATCGCTGACGCACACGGCTGGACGATCGACCTCGTCGACGGCCGGGTCGGCGGAGCCCGGTTCGTGATTCACGGGGTATCGGTCGTTCGAGTTTCGTGA